TGGCGATTATCAGGATCTAACTGACACAAAGCACGGGCAACCCCTAACTTAACCGCATCAGATTGACCAGTTAAGCCACCACCATGAGCATTAACGATAATATCATATTCATTTTCTAACCCTAAGGTTTCTAAGGGTGCTTTTAAGGTTTGAATATAGTTAGGAATTAACTGAAAATACTCAGAACCTTCTCTGTTATTTACTTTTACTGCACCAGTGCCGGGTACAAGACGAACTCTAGCAACAGAGGCTTTACGACGGCCCGTTCCTAAATAAACTACTTGATTAGACATTATTTGCTACCTCCTGCAATAGTATTAACGGTTAAAGTTTCAGGCTGTTGAGCCTCATGGGGGTGATTAGGTCCGGTGTAAACTTTAAGTTTTGTAAACAAACTTCTACCTAAGCTATTTTTAGGTAACATACCTTTAACAGCCTTTTCGATAATTCTTTCAGGAATACGCTTTTGTAACTGAGCGAAAGTTTCTACTTTCATTCCACCGGGGCGGCCAGAATGACGACGGTAGAGTTTTTGTTCACTTTTTCTGCCTGTAACAACTACTTTTTCTGCATTAACCACAATGACGTAATCCCCAGTATCTAAATGGGGGGTATAAGAGGCTTTGTTTTTACCTCTTAAAACATTGGCAATTTCAGTGGCTAATCTGCCTAAACGTTGGTTTTCGGCATCCACTACATACCATTTCTTTTCTATACTGTCTATAGCTGGAACTATTGTTTTATTCATTTTCGTTTTAGACTCTTATTAACTAAAAGTAAAAATAGGTTGAGCATTGAACCAAACTGATTCAGGAAAGGGAAATTCGGGATAACCTACTCTTAACAAACATAATCCTTTAGCAGGGGCTGAATATTTCACTTCTTCCCGACGACAATTCATCCAAATATCTTGGAACTGTGTCAAGGATTTTGTCCCCGCACCAACCTCTACTAACATCCCTACCAGTAGTCTCACCATGCCGTATAAAAAGCCACTAGCTTGAATTTCAATATTGATTAGATCTTGTTCGTATCTAACACAACTAACTTCTTGTACTTCTAGCAAAGAGTGAGAACGTTTTGAACCAGCTCGACGAAAGGCACTCATATCATGGTGTCCGAGCATGGGTTTCAGTGCTTCTGCCATCAAATTTTCGTTTAACGGCTGATAATAGTAATGCCAAGTAAAGGGTTGTAAAAATAGGTTGGGAATTTTACCAGTATATATAGTATAACGATAACGACGATAAGTAGCGGTAAAACAGGCGTGCCAATGGGGGGCAACTTCGGAGGAAGCTCTAATTAAGATACCATCAGGCAAACAACTGTTTAAAACTTTTGCCCATTTTTGTGCTGGAATGGGAGAACACACTTCAAAATGTGCCACTTGTGCAGAAGCATGAACTCCACTATCAGTTCTTCCCGCTCCATAAATCGTTACTTTATGTCCTACTATAGATGCGATCGCATCTTCAATTTCTGCTTGTACACTGCGATAGTGTGGCTGTCTCTGCCAACCATGAAAATTAGTACCGACATATTGAATTACTAAAGCAATTCGTTGTTTATTTGTGGAACTAGAATCAACCATGAATCAGAGACTAAAGAGAAATTAAACTAATTGAATAATTGCCATTTCCGCATTATCCCCACGGCGGCTTTTTGTGCGAACAACACGAGTATAACCACCATTTCTATTTCCATAACGCTCTGTAGCTTTAGCAAAAATATCGTTGACTAAATCTTTGTCATAGATATAACCTAAAGCCTGACGACGAGCAGATAGAGAACCATCTTTTGCTAAGGTAATCATTTTATCCGCAGTAGTGCGAACAGCTTTGGCACGAGCCTTAGTGGTTACGATTTCGCCTTCTCTGAGTAACTGGGTAGTTAAAGCACGGAGAAGGGCTTTGCGTTGGTCAGCTGGTAAGCCTAATAAAGGTACTTTACGACGGTGACGCATAATTTCCTCCTAAAATATTAAGAAACTAAGAATTTTAAAAATTAAATATTGTTGCTGAATTCAGCCAGTATTACTGAAGTTCGGAGTTTGGAGTTCGGAGTTCGGGGTTATTTAATGACCAATTATTAACTGATAATTAAAGTAACTACTTTTTTCAGCATCGAACTTCGGTAAACACGATTAAATTTCACAAATCCAGAGTCTTTGACTTGAATCAGTGAAATCAGAATCTATTCTTTAATACCTATAAATTATCGAATTTAAGGACTGGTGACAGGTTCAGCACTTTGGATCAACTCCCCAGCCGGAGGGTCTTTCATTTTACCCTCTCCAAGAGTAATTCCTAAACGTTGCTGTAAAGCCTCAATAACCTCTTCTGCTGATTTTTGACCGAAGTTTTTAATTTCGAGTAAATCATCTTGAGAATATTCCAATAAATCCGCCACAGTGTTAATTTGAGCCCGTTTCAAACAATTGTAAGCACGGACAGATAAATTTAACTCCTCGATGGGAATTTGACTGGTGGGGTCTTCTGGCTCTACTGTTTCTTCCTGTTGTCCTGAAATTGTTGTGGCATCTGTTAAAGGAGAGAATAGATTAACTAAAATCTCTGATGCTGAAGAAAGGGCTTCTTCTGGCTTAATACTACCATTAGTCCAGATTTCTAAAATCAGACGATCAGCAATTTCTCCTTCATAACGGATTTCTTCCGCCACAAAGTTTACTTTTGAAACAGGCATAAACACTGAATCAATTTGTAAAAAGTCGAGGGAACTATTTTCATCTTTGCCTTTATCTACAGCACGATAACCCTTTCCTTTCTCGACCCGAAATTCCATCTCTAACTTACCACCTTTCCCCAGAGTACAAATATACTGACTTGGTTCAACTACTTCTATTTCCGAAGGGAGATCGAATTGAGCGGCAGTAATGGTACAAGGACCAGTGGCTACAACACGACCAATTTGAGGAGAATCGCTATAGCTTTTGAAAATAACCCCTTTCATATTGAGCATTATTTCCATCACATCTTCTCTTACCCCTTCGACAACAGCAAACTCATGATTAACACCGGCGATTCTAACGGCAGTTACTGCTGCACCTTCTAAATTAGATAAAAGAACTCGTCTCAAGGAATTACCCATAGTTATGCCTTGTCCTTTTTCTAAGGGTTCAAGCACAAACTTTCCGTATTGACCTTGATTTTTTTGAGTTTTACTTGCTACGCAGTCGATTTTAAACACAGCCACAGTGGTTATTTCCTCAGTTGATGAAGTCAGGTTTCAGATGTTGGTGATAATCTTTACTTTTTTCTGGCTTTATTTTGCCTTAGCAGATTATCCGAAGTTTGTTTTTTGATTAGACTCTACGTCTTTTGGGAGGGCGACAGCCGTTGTGGGGAATGGGGGTAATATCACGAATTAAAGTGATTTCTAATCCTGCTCCTTGTAATGCTCTGATAGCAGTTTCACGTCCTGCACCAGGACCACTTACCATCACTTCCACTTGTTTCATTCCGTTATCCATTGCTACTCGAGCGGCACTGTCAGCGGCAGTCTGAGCGGCAAAAGGTGTTCCTTTCTTTGCTCCTTTAAAACCACTAGACCCGGCAGTTGCCCAAGAAATAACGTTACCAGTAGTATCGGTAATAGTTACAATGGTATTGTTAAAAGTAGATTTGATATAAGCTGTACCACTAGGGATATTTTTCTTTTGTTTTTTTGGTCCTCCCCTTTTGGTGGGTTTTGCCATGGTATATTTACCTCTTTAACTAATTAGTTTCAATTGCTGTGGTTAATAGAATTAGTAAGTTTATTGTTATTTTTAGTTAACAAATAAGATTGCATCTGCCAGAGGCAAGATTTAAGTTTGATGGGATTTATTTTATTTTTTACCCGGTTTTTTCTTCCCTGCGATCGCAATTCTGCGTCCTCTACGGGTTCTGGCATTAGTTTTGGTTCTCTGTCCACGCACAGGCAAACCCTGACGATGACGACGACCTCTGTAAGTACCAATATCACCCAAACGTTTGATGTTCATTGCTTCTAAACGACGCAAATCCCCTTCAATTTGGTAATTTTCTTCGATGTAGTTTCTTAATTTGGTAACATCCTCGTCGCTGAGATCTCTTACTCTGGTGTCAGGATTTACCCCTGTTGCCGCTAAAATTTTTTGGGAGGTGGTCAAGCCAATACCATATAAATAAGTTAGTCCAATCTCTACTCGTTTGTCACGAGGCAAATCAATACCTGATATCCTAGCCATGTTTTCGTTTCCTTTCTTTGTCTTGCTGTAGTTGGCAAAAAATTTGGTTGTTTTTTAAACAATAAGCTAAACTGTTGTTAACAGTTCTTATCCTTGACGTTGTTTATGTTTGGGGTTGGAACAAATAACCATTACTCGTCCACGACGACGAATAACTCGGCATTTGTCACAAATCTTTTTAACTGATGCTCTTACTTTCATAATCGTAGTTTACACTGCAAGCTTTTGATTATAACAGGATTTGGGATCTCTGTCAAACATAAATAGGTGATCTAAGTCAAGATCTTTTTTGAGTAAATTTCTACTCTTTTTTTGATCTTTATATTAGATTTACTTATTAATGATTTTTATTTTTTCCCTTTAAGTCGATAAGTGATTCGACCTTTGGTCAAGTCATAGGGAGTTAGTTCGACTTTGACGCGATCGCCCGGTAAGATTTTGATGTAGTTACGACGAATTTTACCCGCAATATGAGCTAAAACGTTGAAACCATTATCTAAATCTACTCTAAACATGGCGTTAGGCAGTGATTCTGTCACAGTCCCTTCCATTTCAATTAAGTCTTTTTTAGACATAGTTAATTATCCTCTTGATTTTGTCTATAATTTTTGTCAATTTTATCAAACAGTTTTTTCTGAGATTAAACCTTGTATATGATAGCGAATGACTAAAATATTAAAGTTTTAACCCCATATTTGACAGAAATTAATTTTTTAGGACTTAACTATGGTTGTGATTTCGGCGGTGATTTCCTCCATAGAGCGATCGCCATCTACTGTTTTTAAGAGATTACTCTGTTGATAATAGTCAATTAGAGGAGCAGTTTGTTGACGGTAAACATCAAGACGATTATTGATAGTTTCTTCGTTATCATCTTTTCTGCCCCTGGCCAACAAACGTTGCAAAATCACCTCGTTTGGCACGTCTAAGTTAACTACTGCATCACAATTTTGGTCTAACTTCTTGAGTAAACCCGTTAAAAATTCCGCTTGAGGTACATTGCGGGGAAATCCATCGAGAATCCATCCTTTTTGAGCATCATCTTGTCCTAATCTTTCTTCAATCAAGTCAAGAATCAACTCATCAGGCACTAAATCGCCATTATCGACATAACTTTTAGCTTTTACCCCCAAGGGAGTTTGAGCGGCGATCGCACCTCTGAGAATATCTCCGGTGGAAATATGAGGAATACCGTGTTTTTCGGCTATCAAAGCCCCTTGAGTACCCTTACCAGACCCCGGAGGACCTAAAAAAATAATTTTTGTCATATTCTAAATAATTAGATATTAGGAATTGGGTTAAAAAAACTCCGAACTCCGTTCACGGCGGGAGGAAGTACAAGAGCCGAAGGCAAACTCTTCGAACTCTGAACTCTCACCTATTGTTTAACCATACCCTCATAGCGCTGAGAGATGACATAGGTTTGAACTTGTTTCGCAGTGTCGATGGCAACCCCTACCAAAATCAGTAAAGAAGTCGCACCGAAGCCTTGAAAGGTAGTTACTCCCGTTGCCCGTTCCACAAAAGTAGGTACAGTGGCAACCACCGTTAAGAAAATCGCCCCTAGAAGGGTTAAACGATTTAAAACTCCTTCTAAATAAGCAACCGTAGCTTTCCCAGGTCGAATACCCGGAATACTTGTTCCCATTTTCTTCAAATTTTGAGCAATATCTTCGGGGTTGGATACCAAAGACGCATAAAAATAACTGAAAAAGAGAATTAGCACGGAGTAAACCACCACATACCAAATGCTACCGGGGCGTAAAGCTAAAGCAACCTGATTAACAACACCACTGAAAGCGGTATTTTCTGCAAAACCAGATACAGAAGAAGGTAACACCAACACCGCCGAAGCGAAAATAATTGGCATTACCCCACCCTGATTAAGTCTTAATGGTAAATAGCTAGTACGTTCCCGATAAAGTCTTCTGCCTACCTGACGACGGGCAGAAATAATGGGAATGCGACGAGTTCCTTCCTGTACAAAGACAATTCCCACAATCATCACTAAAAATACTAAGACAAGGATTGTCACTTGTGCGATCGCCTGACGACCTCCAGTTTGAGCGTAGTCAATAGTATTAGCTAAAGTTTGAGGTAACACCGCCACGATATTGACAAAAATCAATAAGGAAGCTCCATTACCCAGACCTCTCTCGGTAATTACCTCGGAAATCCACATCACAAACATAGATCCTGCGGTAATAGCCAATACAGTTTCAACAACAAACCAAGGACTATCATTTAAAGCGTAAGGACGCAACAGACCTACTGTCACCCCAGTACTTTGGATAATTGCCCATCCTAAAGCAACATAACGAGTAATTTGGGCGATTTTTCTACGTCCCATTTCACCCTCATTTTTCTGTAAATCTTCTAAAGCAGGTACAGCCGAAGTCATCAACTGCATAATAATAGAAGCATTGATGTAGGGTAAAATACCTAGAGCGAAGATCCCAATAGTGCTTAAACCTCCCCCAGTGAAGATGTCTAAGAACCCTAAAAAGGGAAGATTTTGAATTGCCGCCGCAAAAGCATCTCTATCTATACCCGGAACTGGAATATAAATACCAAGTCTCACTAGGATAAGTAAACCCAGAGTTATCAGTAAACGACTGCGTAACCCTGCGGCTTGAGCCATCTGCAAAAAAGTTTCTTGGGCGGTTGGAGTTTTTTCTCTACTAACAACCATGACTTAATTAATACTGATAGTGAATAATTAACAATTGATGATGAATAATGAACGATGAACAGGTATTGACTGGGTTAGGAGTTCGGGGTTCAGAGCTAAGTTTTCGCAACTGCTATATATTCAACTCTACCTCTAATCTGTTCCCTGTTCCCTGTTCTCTTCTTGGTACTACTATCTTGACATTAATTAGTCATTATTGCCTGATTCAGTTTTAGGGGTAGTAGAGGTGATAGAACCACCTGCTGCCTCAATTTTTGCTTGGGCAGATTTACTCCAAGCGGCTGCTTTAACATTTAAAGCAACGTTAAGCTCGCCATTACCTAAGATTTTCAAAGGACCATCATTAGCAGTAACAATACCGTGTTCCATTAAAGACTCTAAAGTTACTTCGGTATTAGGAGCTAAATTAGCCAACTTCTCCACGTTGATAATGGTGAAATGCTTAGGATTGATGATTTTAAAGTGTTTTAATTTAGGTACACGGCGATAAAGAGGCATTTGACCCCCTTCAAACCCCGGTTTAGTACCTGTACCAGAACGAGATTTTTGACCTCTCATCCCAAAACCGCCACTGGCACCTTGTCCAGCAGAAATACCTCTACCGATACGGCGACGACGTTTTTTAGATTTGGGATTAGGCGCTATTTGATGAAGTTTCATAATAATCGCAAAGTATGATTAAGACTGTTTAGGAGAAAATTTGTTCTAAAGGAATATCTCTTTCTTTGGCAACAGAGGAGAAACTACGAATTTGTTGAAGGGCATTAATTGCCGCTCTTGCGTTGTTTAAAGGGTT
This is a stretch of genomic DNA from Cyanobacterium aponinum PCC 10605. It encodes these proteins:
- the rpsM gene encoding 30S ribosomal protein S13, whose product is MARISGIDLPRDKRVEIGLTYLYGIGLTTSQKILAATGVNPDTRVRDLSDEDVTKLRNYIEENYQIEGDLRRLEAMNIKRLGDIGTYRGRRHRQGLPVRGQRTKTNARTRRGRRIAIAGKKKPGKK
- the rplM gene encoding 50S ribosomal protein L13 produces the protein MNKTIVPAIDSIEKKWYVVDAENQRLGRLATEIANVLRGKNKASYTPHLDTGDYVIVVNAEKVVVTGRKSEQKLYRRHSGRPGGMKVETFAQLQKRIPERIIEKAVKGMLPKNSLGRSLFTKLKVYTGPNHPHEAQQPETLTVNTIAGGSK
- the truA gene encoding tRNA pseudouridine(38-40) synthase TruA, with translation MVDSSSTNKQRIALVIQYVGTNFHGWQRQPHYRSVQAEIEDAIASIVGHKVTIYGAGRTDSGVHASAQVAHFEVCSPIPAQKWAKVLNSCLPDGILIRASSEVAPHWHACFTATYRRYRYTIYTGKIPNLFLQPFTWHYYYQPLNENLMAEALKPMLGHHDMSAFRRAGSKRSHSLLEVQEVSCVRYEQDLINIEIQASGFLYGMVRLLVGMLVEVGAGTKSLTQFQDIWMNCRREEVKYSAPAKGLCLLRVGYPEFPFPESVWFNAQPIFTFS
- the infA gene encoding translation initiation factor IF-1, whose translation is MSKKDLIEMEGTVTESLPNAMFRVDLDNGFNVLAHIAGKIRRNYIKILPGDRVKVELTPYDLTKGRITYRLKGKK
- the rpmJ gene encoding 50S ribosomal protein L36, which produces MKVRASVKKICDKCRVIRRRGRVMVICSNPKHKQRQG
- the rpsK gene encoding 30S ribosomal protein S11, with the protein product MAKPTKRGGPKKQKKNIPSGTAYIKSTFNNTIVTITDTTGNVISWATAGSSGFKGAKKGTPFAAQTAADSAARVAMDNGMKQVEVMVSGPGAGRETAIRALQGAGLEITLIRDITPIPHNGCRPPKRRRV
- a CDS encoding DNA-directed RNA polymerase subunit alpha, which translates into the protein MAVFKIDCVASKTQKNQGQYGKFVLEPLEKGQGITMGNSLRRVLLSNLEGAAVTAVRIAGVNHEFAVVEGVREDVMEIMLNMKGVIFKSYSDSPQIGRVVATGPCTITAAQFDLPSEIEVVEPSQYICTLGKGGKLEMEFRVEKGKGYRAVDKGKDENSSLDFLQIDSVFMPVSKVNFVAEEIRYEGEIADRLILEIWTNGSIKPEEALSSASEILVNLFSPLTDATTISGQQEETVEPEDPTSQIPIEELNLSVRAYNCLKRAQINTVADLLEYSQDDLLEIKNFGQKSAEEVIEALQQRLGITLGEGKMKDPPAGELIQSAEPVTSP
- a CDS encoding adenylate kinase, which encodes MTKIIFLGPPGSGKGTQGALIAEKHGIPHISTGDILRGAIAAQTPLGVKAKSYVDNGDLVPDELILDLIEERLGQDDAQKGWILDGFPRNVPQAEFLTGLLKKLDQNCDAVVNLDVPNEVILQRLLARGRKDDNEETINNRLDVYRQQTAPLIDYYQQSNLLKTVDGDRSMEEITAEITTIVKS
- the rpsI gene encoding 30S ribosomal protein S9; the protein is MSNQVVYLGTGRRKASVARVRLVPGTGAVKVNNREGSEYFQLIPNYIQTLKAPLETLGLENEYDIIVNAHGGGLTGQSDAVKLGVARALCQLDPDNRQPLKAEGYLTRDPRAKERKKYGLRKARKAPQFSKR
- the rplO gene encoding 50S ribosomal protein L15, coding for MKLHQIAPNPKSKKRRRRIGRGISAGQGASGGFGMRGQKSRSGTGTKPGFEGGQMPLYRRVPKLKHFKIINPKHFTIINVEKLANLAPNTEVTLESLMEHGIVTANDGPLKILGNGELNVALNVKAAAWSKSAQAKIEAAGGSITSTTPKTESGNND
- the rplQ gene encoding 50S ribosomal protein L17 — protein: MRHRRKVPLLGLPADQRKALLRALTTQLLREGEIVTTKARAKAVRTTADKMITLAKDGSLSARRQALGYIYDKDLVNDIFAKATERYGNRNGGYTRVVRTKSRRGDNAEMAIIQLV
- the secY gene encoding preprotein translocase subunit SecY; the protein is MVVSREKTPTAQETFLQMAQAAGLRSRLLITLGLLILVRLGIYIPVPGIDRDAFAAAIQNLPFLGFLDIFTGGGLSTIGIFALGILPYINASIIMQLMTSAVPALEDLQKNEGEMGRRKIAQITRYVALGWAIIQSTGVTVGLLRPYALNDSPWFVVETVLAITAGSMFVMWISEVITERGLGNGASLLIFVNIVAVLPQTLANTIDYAQTGGRQAIAQVTILVLVFLVMIVGIVFVQEGTRRIPIISARRQVGRRLYRERTSYLPLRLNQGGVMPIIFASAVLVLPSSVSGFAENTAFSGVVNQVALALRPGSIWYVVVYSVLILFFSYFYASLVSNPEDIAQNLKKMGTSIPGIRPGKATVAYLEGVLNRLTLLGAIFLTVVATVPTFVERATGVTTFQGFGATSLLILVGVAIDTAKQVQTYVISQRYEGMVKQ